One genomic segment of Micromonospora sp. WMMC415 includes these proteins:
- a CDS encoding ABC transporter ATP-binding protein has translation MDGTPTGRAEAGARAASITLDAISKRYPDGTEAVRELTLDVAAGELVVLIGPSGCGKSTVLRMVNRLIEPTGGRILLGGEDVTRVDPVRLRRRIGYVIQNVGLFPHQTVSANVATVPHLLGWPRERRRRRVTELLELVGLDPAQFGHRYPHELSGGQRQRVGVARALAADPVVLLMDEPFSAVDPIVRTRLQEEFLRLQAEVRKTIVLVTHDLDEAVRLGDRIAVLSQGGRLEQYDTPAAVLGAPATPFVREFVGADRGIRRLAVTPVTREAVEPLPTAVDGLPTVPLGGSAYDALGVLLTSTADRVVVTEHDRPVGVLTRARLLDLGRPAT, from the coding sequence GTGGACGGTACCCCGACGGGGCGCGCCGAGGCCGGGGCCCGGGCCGCGTCGATCACGCTCGACGCGATCAGCAAGCGCTACCCGGACGGCACCGAGGCGGTCCGGGAGCTGACCCTGGACGTCGCCGCCGGTGAGCTGGTGGTGCTGATCGGCCCGTCGGGCTGCGGCAAGTCGACCGTGCTGCGGATGGTCAACCGGCTCATCGAGCCGACCGGCGGCCGGATCCTGCTCGGCGGGGAGGACGTGACGCGCGTCGACCCGGTGCGGCTGCGCCGCCGGATCGGGTACGTCATCCAGAACGTCGGCCTCTTCCCGCACCAGACCGTGAGCGCGAACGTCGCCACCGTGCCCCACCTGCTCGGCTGGCCCCGGGAACGCCGTCGCCGGCGGGTGACGGAGCTGCTCGAACTGGTCGGGCTGGACCCGGCGCAGTTCGGCCACCGCTACCCGCACGAGCTGTCCGGTGGGCAGCGGCAGCGGGTGGGCGTCGCCCGGGCGCTCGCCGCCGACCCGGTGGTGCTGCTCATGGACGAGCCGTTCTCGGCGGTCGACCCGATCGTCCGGACCCGGCTGCAGGAGGAGTTCCTGCGGTTGCAGGCCGAGGTCCGCAAGACCATCGTGCTGGTGACCCACGACCTCGACGAGGCCGTCCGGCTGGGCGATCGGATCGCGGTGCTCTCCCAGGGTGGCCGGCTGGAGCAGTACGACACGCCCGCCGCCGTCCTGGGCGCGCCGGCCACGCCGTTCGTCCGCGAGTTCGTCGGCGCCGACCGGGGGATCCGGCGGCTCGCCGTCACCCCGGTCACCCGGGAGGCGGTCGAGCCGCTGCCCACGGCGGTGGACGGGCTGCCCACGGTCCCGCTCGGCGGGTCGGCGTACGACGCGCTGGGCGTCCTGCTGACCTCCACCGCCGACCGCGTGGTCGTGACCGAGCACGACCGGCCGGTCGGCGTGCTCACCCGGGCGCGGTTGCTCGACCTGGGCCGTCCGGCGACCTGA
- a CDS encoding ABC transporter permease, which produces MSFRLSYRADPGNPWFSWQYVRDNSDTILAALRDHTSLTARAVLVAVVVALPLAVAAYWFRPLAGPILAVTGVLYTVPSLALFAFLAPYLGIGAVTVLGVVALYALLVIVRNALAGLAQVPPEVREAAEGMGYGRWGRLFRIELPLALPGILTGLRLATVSTVALVTVGVVVGRGGLGQLIFGGFQNNFYKAQIMTGTLLCVLLALVLDLLLAGVGRLLTPWLRRRSPA; this is translated from the coding sequence ATGTCCTTCCGCCTGAGCTACCGGGCCGACCCGGGTAACCCGTGGTTCTCCTGGCAGTACGTGCGGGACAACTCTGACACGATCCTCGCCGCGCTGCGTGACCACACCTCGTTGACCGCGCGGGCGGTGCTCGTCGCCGTGGTGGTGGCGCTGCCCCTGGCGGTCGCGGCGTACTGGTTCCGTCCGCTGGCCGGTCCCATCCTGGCGGTCACCGGCGTCCTCTACACGGTCCCGTCGCTGGCGCTGTTCGCGTTCCTCGCGCCGTACCTGGGCATCGGTGCGGTGACCGTGCTCGGCGTGGTGGCGCTCTACGCGCTGCTGGTGATCGTGCGCAACGCGCTGGCCGGGCTCGCGCAGGTGCCTCCGGAGGTGCGGGAGGCGGCCGAGGGCATGGGGTACGGCCGCTGGGGGCGGCTGTTCCGGATCGAGCTGCCGCTCGCCCTGCCCGGCATCCTGACCGGGCTGCGGCTGGCGACCGTGTCCACGGTGGCGCTGGTGACCGTGGGCGTGGTGGTCGGGCGCGGTGGGCTGGGCCAGCTCATCTTCGGCGGCTTCCAGAACAACTTCTACAAGGCCCAGATCATGACCGGGACGCTGCTCTGTGTCCTGCTCGCCCTCGTACTCGACCTGCTGCTCGCCGGTGTGGGCCGGCTGCTCACCCCGTGGCTGCGCCGCCGGAGCCCGGCGTGA
- a CDS encoding ABC transporter permease: protein MSPIEAAVVWLNDPLNWTNPGGILDRLGEHLSMSAAAVALACLIAWPIGLWLGHTGRGGGLVVLVANLTLAVPTLALLTILPLTFLGFGRPAVVVALAVFAVPPLLANAYTGVRQADPEARDAARGMGFSGWQLLRRVELPLAVPYLAAGFRTAAVQVVATAALASFVNGGGLGQIIRAGFGLDIAAGGGQILAGGLLVAGLAMLVELLLALVERLVTPRPLRTGRRRASRRAADAVAGG from the coding sequence GTGAGCCCGATCGAGGCGGCGGTGGTCTGGCTCAACGACCCGCTGAACTGGACCAACCCGGGCGGCATCCTGGACCGGCTGGGCGAGCACCTGTCGATGTCGGCGGCGGCGGTGGCCCTTGCCTGCCTGATCGCGTGGCCGATCGGGCTCTGGCTCGGGCACACCGGGCGCGGCGGTGGGCTGGTGGTGCTGGTCGCCAACCTGACGCTCGCCGTCCCGACGCTGGCCCTGCTCACCATCCTCCCGCTCACCTTCCTCGGTTTCGGCCGGCCGGCGGTGGTGGTGGCGCTGGCCGTGTTCGCGGTGCCGCCGCTGCTCGCCAACGCGTACACCGGGGTGCGCCAGGCCGACCCGGAGGCCCGGGACGCGGCACGCGGGATGGGTTTCTCCGGCTGGCAGCTGCTGCGTCGGGTCGAACTGCCGCTCGCCGTGCCGTACCTGGCCGCCGGGTTCCGCACCGCGGCCGTGCAGGTGGTGGCGACCGCCGCGCTGGCCTCCTTCGTCAACGGCGGTGGCCTGGGGCAGATCATCCGCGCCGGGTTCGGCCTCGACATCGCCGCGGGCGGCGGCCAGATCCTCGCCGGGGGCCTGCTCGTGGCGGGGCTCGCCATGCTGGTCGAGCTGCTCCTGGCCCTGGTCGAGCGGCTCGTCACCCCCCGTCCGTTGCGCACCGGCCGCCGCC